Genomic window (Vigna radiata var. radiata cultivar VC1973A chromosome 1, Vradiata_ver6, whole genome shotgun sequence):
CATATCTCTCTTCTAGATCTTTTGTCGGTTCCTTTAAGATTAGAAATTGAATCATGTTGTAACTTATGCTTCTTGCTTTCCGTTGTTTTGAAGAAGAATGGGAATCtgctataaataaaaatgacccTGTTGGACTGGAGTCACGTTCAGATGCATTCTGCTACGATGTGTTCCTCAGCTTCATAGGCATAGACACACTCTATGGTTTTACAGGCCATCTCTACAAAGCTCTTAATGACAGTGGAATCCACACTTTCATTGATGATGAAAACCATCAGACAGGAGAGGAAATTACACCAACAACTGTGAAAGCAATTGAAGAGTCCAGGATTGCTATCACTGTGCTTTCTATAAACTATGCTTCTTCCACTTGGTGCTTAGATGAACTTGCAACCATTCTTGACTGCCTTAATAGAGAAAGACTGCTGGTCTTACCAGTCTTTTATTATGTGGATCCCACTCAGGTGCAATTGCAGAAAGGCAGGTTTGGAGAAGCCTTGACTAAGCATGAGGAGAGGCTCAAACATAACATGGAAAAGTTGTTGAAATGGAAGATGGCTCTTCATCAAGTAGctaacttgtttttctttcatatcGACCATGGGTACCCCACCCTGCCACTCTTCTATTTGCAAATGAGATTACGTTTCACTTGGATTTATGATTTCGTgttaaaattagaaggaaaaataattttttatcaaccTTGACTTCTACAAGGATTTAACTTTAAACTAACTAGACCTTTTTTCAAACAGGGCTGGTTATGAATATGAGTTTATTGGGAAGATTGTGGAGTGGGTCTCCAAGAAGATTAATCATGCTCATTATCCAATTGGACTAGAGTCACAAGTGCAAGAGGTAATGAAACTTTTGGATGTTGGATGTGATGGTGGTGCCCACATGATCGGGATTCATGGAACTGGTGGGGTTGGAAAATCGACACTGGCTCAAgaagtttataataatttgatttctgAAAGGTTTGATGCTTCatgttttattgaaaatgtgagagaaaaatcaaacaagCACGGGTTACAATACCTCCAAAGCACCATTCTNGAGAATTTACTTGGAGAGAAGGACATCAAGTTAACTAGTGTGGAACAAGGAATTTTAATGATACAACGCAGGCTCCAGAAAAAGAAGGTTCTCTTGATTCTAGACGATGTTGACAGGCAGGAGCAATTGCAGGCAGTTGTTGGAAGAGCTGATTGGTTTGGTCGTGGCAGCAGAGTCATAATCACAACACGAGATGAACAGCTCCTTGCCTCCCATGATGTTCAAATAACTTATGAGGTgaagaaattaaataacaagGATGCTCTTGTATTGCTTAAATGGAAAGCTTTTAAAAATCATGACTTTGATCCAAGGTATGAGGAGCTCTTGAATCTTGCAGTAACTTTTTCTGATGGCATTCCATTAGCTTTGGAAGTAATAGGTTCCAACTTGTGTGGAAAAAGTGTAGAAGAATGGAAATCTGTCATTCATCAATTAGAAAAATGTCCAAGTAATCCGGTCGAAACAGTACTTAAAGCAAGCTTTGATTCTTTGGAGGAAAAAGAAAGGAGTGTTTTCCTTGACCTTGCTTGTTGCTACAAAGGATATGAATTGGCAGAGGTCGAAGATATACTTCAAGCTCATTATGGTCAGAACATGAAGTGTTACATTGACTCATTGGTTGAGAAATCTTTAGTTAAGCTTAGTCATGGTACAAAACCTTGTTATGACAGAGTTACATTGCATGACATGATTGAGGACATGGGTAAAGATATTGTCCGACAGGAATCATTGANAGGGCCAGGTGAGCGTACGAGATTATGGTTACTCGAAGATGTAAGACAACTTTTAGAAAACAACAGGGTGAGTTAAATTCATGATTGGTTTGATTTATGGTTTTTGAATATCATATTTTCACATCAtagttgtttatttcttttgtagtATTTCTCCCTAAATATGTGTACTAAAGTCTTACACATTCTTGTACTGTGGTTGGTTCATGCCTTTTGCATTAACAGGGAACTAGTAAAATTGAAATCATATGTCTGGATTTCTCCATATTTgatcaagaagaaaaagtagaatGGGATGGAAAGGCCTTCCAGAATATGCAAAACCTCAAAACACTTATTATTAGACATGGTAGTTTTTCCAAAGGTCCAGAATATCTCCCAGATAATTTGAGAGTGATAGAATGGTGGAGATATCCGTCAAATTGTTTACCATCTGATTTTCAGCCAAAGGAACTTGCCATATGCAAGTTACCCTGCAGTAGTATTTCGACAATTGAGATGAAAAACTTATTGAAGGCAAGTTTTAATGAGTGCATTTTCCTTATCTTGTAAATTGATAAATCCACTGTAAGATTATTCAttcaattcttctttcttttttctttgcagAAGTCGGTGAATCTAagagttttgaaattttcaaatacaaaGGTTTAACCAAGATATATAA
Coding sequences:
- the LOC106756920 gene encoding TMV resistance protein N — its product is MLLAFRCFEEEWESAINKNDPVGLESRSDAFCYDVFLSFIGIDTLYGFTGHLYKALNDSGIHTFIDDENHQTGEEITPTTVKAIEESRIAITVLSINYASSTWCLDELATILDCLNRERLLVLPVFYYVDPTQVQLQKGRFGEALTKHEERLKHNMEKLLKWKMALHQVANLFFFHIDHGAGYEYEFIGKIVEWVSKKINHAHYPIGLESQVQEVMKLLDVGCDGGAHMIGIHGTGGVGKSTLAQEVYNNLISERFDASCFIENVREKSNKHGLQYLQSTILENLLGEKDIKLTSVEQGILMIQRRLQKKKVLLILDDVDRQEQLQAVVGRADWFGRGSRVIITTRDEQLLASHDVQITYEVKKLNNKDALVLLKWKAFKNHDFDPRYEELLNLAVTFSDGIPLALEVIGSNLCGKSVEEWKSVIHQLEKCPSNPVETVLKASFDSLEEKERSVFLDLACCYKGYELAEVEDILQAHYGQNMKCYIDSLVEKSLVKLSHGTKPCYDRVTLHDMIEDMGKDIVRQESLXGPGERTRLWLLEDVRQLLENNRGTSKIEIICLDFSIFDQEEKVEWDGKAFQNMQNLKTLIIRHGSFSKGPEYLPDNLRVIEWWRYPSNCLPSDFQPKELAICKLPCSSISTIEMKNLLKKSVNLRVLKFSNTKV